Sequence from the Coregonus clupeaformis isolate EN_2021a unplaced genomic scaffold, ASM2061545v1 scaf0640, whole genome shotgun sequence genome:
AACCAAACAAATGAATCATTTAAAAGGAATAACAACCAAGCTTTCACATAGTGTGCAATTCAAAATGGGTAACAGAAGCTACTGTGATGAAACAAATTAATCATGTATGAAGTGCTCACTGTTGTAAATGGAATATAAACATTTTAACATTTAAAGATGAATGGCTAAAAAGGTACAGTTCACAGAAATGTGTAAAACACAATCTACATATTATCttgaaatatactgtatgtagctgGGTCGTTCCATGAATAGGGTGTATTTTGTAATTTCAATAAAACACTAATTTAACATTAGGATCACATACATATATGCTCTAACTAAACTaagcattttttttatttttttttaaacaaattctAATAGCAGTGTGTTTTCATTAAAATCCCCATCTTGGCATGTCCCATGTCATGTTTGTTCACCTTCTACGAAGATTTGAATCTACTTAATTACAagattttcaccatcattgtaaagtccTAGTTATTATGTTGCTTTGGTAAAGTAATGTCTGAAGATTTTTACTTATTTAATGTAATTGAATGAGACATTTACATTTGTCCCTCAGGTTTATGTTCAACCCTGTaacatgaactgaactctcgttttaatatggtaaaactattcctttttaaattaGTGATTCGAAAAGAAAAACATTACATCTAATAACATAGCCATATCAtggtgtaaaagcaggtgagctggttgtaCTCTTTTaggcaattttctggtgttttgtgctGGAAAACTGAGTGCGTCGAGCATAATGCGTAAACCCtgtgttacccatagatagataggctagaaatgtttttaaCAAGTTACTGTAAAAAATTTTTTTGTTAAACTTGCATTCAATTGCCTCCCATTGTTGCACACAACATGCtttcattccccctgtcacaaaggGAGTTACGATTTAAGATGAAATTGTTAACCCTATTACGGTCAATCCTGTCCCTTCTCCTTTTGGCCCGAATCTGCTCTTGTGCTTTCACTTTGGATTGCAGCCTGACCCTGTCGTAGTCCCAGCATCTTGCAGATGTATATCTTGGTAGTGATGCGGAAGTTGGATGAGGAGAAGTAGAAGATGATAGGGTCCAGGCAGGTGTTGAAGGCGCTGAGCAGCAGGGTGTAGTATCTCCACGAGGGGCTGGAGTTTGTGTAGAAACCCAGCAGATGTGAGAAGTTGTAGGGCAAGACACACATCAGGAACACGGCCAGAGTACCCAGCGCCATCCCGATGGCCTTCTGCTTCTGGCCCGGGCTGATCCTTGGGCGCATGTACAGGATACAGATACAGCGGAGGTAGCAGAAGATGCAAACCATGAGAGGAACCAAGCAAAGCACGATGAAGAACTCCAGACGCACCGGGAGGATGATGGCCAGCTGTTTTTCGGTAAAGTTCTCGTAGCAGACGGAGGAGTTGCTGGGGGAGTGGTGCTGGATGATGAACACAATGCTGCAGTGGGCCATGGAGAGAAGCCAAATGATTGCGCTGGCCACCACAGAATAGAAAGGTTTGTGGAGCAGGCGGTAGGTGACGGGGAAGGCCACCGCCAGGTAACGGACCACACTGACAGCCATCAGCAGGAGAGAACTGGTGTAGATAGTGGAGAAGAAGGTGAAGGAAGTGATGGAGCAGAGGAACTTGGGCAGGTCCCACAGCATGTTGGAGGCCGCCTCATGCATCTTGAGAggcaggaagaggaggaagagaggtcgGACACGGTCAGGTTGAGCAGGAGGATGTCTGTGGGAGTGGGCTTGTTGTGGATCTTGACGCTGAAGGCGTAGAGTGCCAGGATGTTGGCAGGCAGGCCCATCAGGAAGATGATGATGTAGATGGACAGGATCACCTCACTTTTCACCCCGAACATGGCTCTGAAGCTATAagataaacaaataaaaaaattaacacaAATTCAGGGGAGTCCACTTATCATATATTCAAATTATAAAAAGTAAGTTGTTTTCAATGATCAATGTATTTTTCGTTACAATATCTCAGCAAATGTCTTAATACCAATGAAGGAATCATAATATTCTTATAGCTACATCCTCCCCACAGTAAACTTGCAGCTCAACAGTGAAAAACTTAAAGGGAGAAGCATAACACATTCTTAATTCCAAATGGTCATAACCTACCTGGCTGTAGATGTGTATTTCTTTTCAATCAGGAATTGGAGAGCTCAGCTAAGTGCAGTCAAGCTTCCTTAGGAGGTTTTTATATTGGTCAAAACAGCAGAATGTGCTATTTTAGTTTTCAATTTAAGATCTGTTACGTGCCAGCATATATAGTAGTCAAGCAGACCTGTCTGAGGTCTGTGTCATCTGAGTATACTGCAGACGCATTGAACAGTTGTCTGCAAACATGAGGATGTGAGAGCGCATGGTAACTATTAACTAAAATGCAAAACATTGCTGTGTTTACATCTGATATTACATATGTGTAAGAAGGAGTGAAATAAAGGTGTCATTGtaagctgatgattcatgttttcttttaaatccacaacttgaatccctccacagcctcatagaggatatatattttttttctaacctctctggattacaaccaaattatgataaatgtactatattacgtattggatcactaaaaatacaatttttacattaccatgtagtttacaaataaaatggtctgatggtgatgtgaatatactcagaatacatatcccaaatgaaataaatgatctcactccaaaaaaatgtaatagaaagttagcaaaaatagataagatcttgctaccatggaaaggtaaatacctgtcaatttgtggaaaaatcaccctgattaactctttagtattatcccagtttacctatttgcttattgtcttgcctacgcctagcgaacagttttttaaaattatatgagaaaataatattccattttatttggaatggcaagccagacaaaattaaacgggcctatttatataatgaatatgaattaggaggacagaaatgattaaatattaaagcatttgacctatcactaaaagtttcagtcatacaaaaattaaacttaaatccgaactggttctctagcaaactagtaagattgtctcacccaatgttcaagaagggactttttccctttattcagattacaacccctcactttcaggtatttgaaaaggaaatcatctcccaaatatcactatttctaaaacaagccatagaaagttggttacaatttcaatttaatcctccagaacaaatattgcaacacatattgtggttaaactcaaatatactaattgataaaaaaaaacattatattttttagaaaatttaaaaaaaaggtataatcttcataaatgatattatcggtaggaatggtggagttatgttgcacatgcagctaacaaaaaaatatggaaatgtctgctctacccaaaattacaaccaaataattgcagcattactgcaaaaatggaagaggaaagtggaaggaggaaaaagtaaggaacttgtctgtcggccttgcattaaagaacataattggttaaagaaaattgtgataaataaaaaagtttaccagtttcatttaaggaccaaaagattgacagccgtcccatatagattgcaaaatagttgggaagagattttgacgtaccgatcccatggcatagtgtttatgaactgatacgcaaaacgacgccggattcaaaacttacaatttttcaatttaaattattatatacaattcttgctaccaatagaatgttatttgtatgggggataaaatcttcccagctctgcagatttggctgtgaagagacagaatcattagatcatttgttttggtactgtccatttgtagcttgtttctggacacaggtccaggaatggctgaatgattgcaatatttgcatggagctgaccatgcagatagcactactgggtgatctgaaaagtcatagtcaatcgatcaataatataataatacttttagcaaagatgtttattttcaattcacaaactgtagaaacaatgagaatagaaaggttcagaacatttgtaaaacatcacagtacagttgaaaaatttatggcaaatagaaatccaatatggatggtgttaagagatagatgggaggtgttgaatggagctgaaggatgggactaataacaacaactaataacaacaagataactagtgtaagacatgctgtgtccataataagtacagtgaggggaaaaagtatttgatcccctgctgattttgtacgtttacccactgacaaagacatgatcagtctataattttaatggtaggtttatttgaacagtgagagacagaataacaacaaaaaaatccagaaaaactaatgtaaaaaaatgttaaaaatggatttgcatgttaatgagggaaataagtatttgacccctctgcaaaacatgacttagtacttggtggcaaaacccttgttggcaatcacagaggtcagacgtttcttgtagttggccaccaggtttgcacacatctcaggagggattttgtcccactcctctttgcagatcttctccaagtcattaaggtttcgaggctgacgtttggcatctcgaaccttcagctccctccacagattctctatgggattaaggtctggagactggctaggccactccaggaccttaatgtgcttcttcttgagccactcctttgttgccttggctgtgtgttttgggtcattgtcatgctggaatacccatccacgaccattttcaatgccctggctgagggaaggaggttctcacccaagatttgacggtacatggccccgttcatcgtccctttgatgcggtgaagttgtcctgtcttagcagaaaaacacccccaaagcataatgtttccacctccatgtttgacggtggggatggtgttcttggggtcataggcagcattcgtcctcctccaaacatggcgagttgagttgatgccaaagagctcgattttggtctcatctgaccacaacactttcacccagttctcctctgaatcattcagatgttcattggcaaacttcagacggccctgtatacgtgctttcttgagcagggggaccttgcgggcgctgcaggatttcagtttttcacggcgtagtgtgttaccaattgttttcttggtgactatggtcccagctgccttgagatcattgacaagatcctcccgtgtagttctgggctgattcctcaccgttctcatgatcattgcaactccacgaggtgagatcttgcatggagccccaagccgaggaagattgacagttattttgtgtttcttccatttgcgaaaaatcgcaccaactgttgtcaccttctcaccaagctgcttggcgatggtcttgtagcccattccagccttgtgtaggtctataatcttgtccctgatatccttggagagctctttggtcttggccatggtggagagtttggaatctgattgattgattgcttctgtggacaggtgtcttttatacaggtaacaagccgagattaggagcactccctttaagagtgtgctcctaatctcagctcgttacctgtataaaagacacctgggagccagaaatctttctgattgagagggggtcaaatacttatttccctcattaaaatgcaaatcaatttataacatttttgacatgcgtttttctggatttttgttgttgttattcagtctctcactgttcaaattaacctaccattaaaattatagactgataatttctttgtcagtgggcaaacgtacaaaatcagcaggggatcaaatacttttttccctcactgtatatatatatatatatatacacagtggggagaacaagtatttgatacactgcaggttttcctaattacaaagcatgtagaggtctgtaatttttataataggtacacttcaactgtgagagacggaatctaaaacaaaaatccagaaaatcccattgtatgatttttaagtaattaatttgcattttattgcatgacataagtatttgatcacctaccaaccagtaagaattccggctctcacagacctgtaagtttttctttaagaagccctcctgttctccactcattacctgtattaactgcacctgtttgaactcgttacctgtataaaagacacctgtccacacactcaatgaaacagactccaacctctccacaatggccaagaccagagagctgtgtaaggacatcaaggataaaattgtagacctgcacaaggctgggatgggctacaggacaatagacaagcagcttggtgagaaggcaacaactgttggcgcaattattagaaaatggaagaagttcaagatgacggtcaatcacccttggtctggggctccatgcaagatctcaccttgtggggcatcaatgatcatgaagaaggtgagggatcagcccagaactacatggcagaacctggtcaatgacctgaagagagctgggaccacagtctcaaagaaaaccattagtaacacactacgctgtcatggattaaaatcctgcagcgcacacacaaggtccccctgctcaagccagcccatgtccaggcccgtctgaagtttgccaatgaccatctggatgctccagaggaggaatgggagaaggtcatgtggtctgatgagacgaaaatagagctttttggtctaaactccactcgccgtgtttggaggaagaagaaggatgagtacaaccccaagaacaccatcccaaccgtgaagcatggaggtggaaagatcattctttggggatgcttttctgcaaaagggacaggacgactgcacagtattgaggggaggatggatggggccatgtatcgcgagatcttggccaacaacctcctttactcagtaagagcattgaagatgggtcgtggctgggtcttccagcatgacaacgacccgaaacacacagccagggcaactaaggagtggctccataagaagcatctcaaggtcctggagtgacctagccagtctccagacctgaacccaatataaaatctttggagggagctgaaagtctgtattgctcagcgatagccccgaaacgtgaaggatctggagaaggtctgtatggaggagtgggccaaaatccctgctgcagtgtgtgcaaacctggtcaagacctacaagaaacgtatgatctctgtaattgcaaacaaaggtttctgtaccaaatattaagttgtgcttttctgatgtatcaaatacttatgtcatgcaataaaatgcaaattaattacttaaaaatcatacaatgtgattttctggatttttgttttaaattccgtctctcacagttgaagtgtacctataataaaaattacagatctctacatgctttgtaagtaggagaacctgcaaaatcggcagtgtatcaaatacttgttctccgcactgtatatatatatgagagaagaaaaaaaaaaaaacatatgggggattggaagtgatgcagacaattacaatgatggaagttacaatctatctgcaatattaaagctgatctaaccccTGAAATACCAAtgtcaactttgacagacaaattgagaaatatttttccagaaaatcacattgtaggatttttaatgaatttatttgcaaattatggtggaaaataagtatttggtcacctacaaacaagcaagatttctggctctcacagacctgtaacttcttctttaagaggctcctctgtcctccactcgttacctgtattaatggcacctgtttgaacttgttatcagtataaaatacacctgtccacaacctcaaacagtcacactccaaactccactatggccaagtccaaagagctgtcaaaggacaccagaaacaaaattgtagacctgcaccaggctgggaagactgaatctgcaataggtaagcagcttggtttgaagaaatcaactgtgggagcaattattaggaaatggaagacacacaagaccactgataatctccctcgatctggggctccatgcaagatctcaccccgtggggtcaaaatgatcacaagaacggtgagcaaaaatcccagaaccacacggggggacctagtgaatgacctgcagagagctgggaccaaagtaacaaagcctaccatcagtaacacactacgccgccagggactcaaatcctgcagtgccagacgtgtccccctgcttaagccagtacatatccaggcccgtctgaagtttgctagagtgcatttggatgatccagaagaggattggggagaatgtcatatggtcagatgaaaccaaaatagaactttttggtaaaaactcaactcgtcgtgtttggaggacaaagaatgctgagttgcatccaaagaacaccatacctactgtgaagcatgggggtggaaacatcatgctttggggctgtttttctgcaaagggaccaggacgactaatcagtgtaaaggaaagaatgaatggggccatgtatcgtgagattttgagtgaaaacctccttccatcagcaagggcattgaagatgaaatgtggctgggtctttcagcatgacaatgatcccaaacacaccgcccgggcaacgaaggagtggcttcgtgaagaagcatttcaaggtcctggagtggcctagccagtctccagatctcaaccccatagaaaatatttggaggggagttgaaagtccgtgttgcccagcgacagccccaaaacatcactgctctagaggagatctgcatggaggaatgggccaaaataccagcaacagtgtgtgaaaaccttgtgaagacttacagaaaacgtttgacctgtgtcattgccaacaaagggtatataacaaagtattgagaaacttttgttattgaccaaatacttattttccaccataatttgccaataaattcattaaaaatcctacaatgtgattttctggaaataaaattctcattttgtctgtcatggttgacgtgtacctatgatgaaaattacaggcctctctcatctttttaagtgggagaacttgcacaattaatggctgactaaatactttttttccccactgtacgttgactgagaacacattctcatttacagcaatgacctggggaatagttacaggggaaagaagggggatgaatgagccaattggaaccTGGGGataattaggtggccatgatggtcagattgggaatttagccaggacaccggggttaacaccgaTACTCTTACATtaagtgccatgggatttttagtgaccacagagagtcaagaCACCCGTTTaatgtcccatccgaaagacggcaccctacacagggcaatgtccccaatcactgcccaggggcattgggatattttttttgATCAGAGGATAGAGTGCCTTCTACtagccctccaacaccacttccagtagcatctggtctcccatccagggaccgactaggaccaaccctgcttagcttcagagtcAAGTGAGCAGTGAGATTCTAGCAGGTCTCTCTCTAGTCTACATTATTGTCTGTGAACTGGTGACTGTCTGCCCCCTAATACggcatccatattaggaagtCTTCAGTTGTCAGAAAAAACTCCCTCAGTTGTGTGTGGGTTAACTTGTCCCTCTATGTCTCTAGTGTTGTTTCAATCTGTTATGAAGACACCAGGGGAGCTGTTCCTTCGCTTCCCAGTCAGGATCCTCTTCATGGTGGCTTGGAACGTGGAGGAGGAGAAGTAGAATGTCACAGGATCCAGAACGGTGTTGACCGTGGTCAGGAGCAGAGCTTAGAGCCGCCACTCCACGTCGTCTTGGATGATGAACCCCTGTACATGGGTGACATTATAGGGCAGGAAGCAGACAACAAAAACCAGTAGGGTCCCCATTGCCATTTTGACGGCTCTCTTCCTTTTCTCTGCACGAAGGTTGGGGGTCCTATTGAGGATGAGGATGAATTTCAGGTAGCAGAACACACAGACCAGCAGTGGCACGATGTATAGAACCATACACAGCTCCAAGCGCATGGGGAGCACCACCTTCAGCTGCTCCTGGGTGAAGTTGTCATAGCAGGCATAGAAATCAGATGAGGTGAGGCCCTCATCCATCGCTGACTGGTTCTCCATGATGTAGATGAAGCAGAGGTGGTCCGAGCTGAAGACCCACACCACTAGGCTGCTCAACACTCCGTATAAGGGCTTGTGGCCGAGCCTGTCCTGAACAGGAAGGCCACACACAGGTAGCGGTCAACACTGACCACCATCAGCAGGAAGGAGCTTGTGTAGATGGTGGAGGAGAAGAAGACGAAAGAGGTAATGTTGTAGAGAGAGCTGGGGAGAGTCCAGACCATGCCGGAGGCTGCCTCATGCATCTTGAGGGGCAGGAAGAGCAGGAAGATGAAGTCGGACACAGTCAGGTTGAGCAGGAGGATGTCTGTAGGAGTGGGCTTTTTGTGGATCTTGACGCTGAATGCGTAGAGTGCCAGGATGTTGCCAGGCAGGCCCATCAGGAAGGTGATGTAGACAGACAGAATAACCTCACTCCTCACCACCATGGCTCTCAACTGAGGACCAGCAGAGAACGACAGAAACTATTATCTATATTTGATCATATAGCACACAGTTTTAGCTGAAAAATTGTCAACTTTAAATTAAGAtcaactaaactcagcaaaaaaagaaacgtcctctcactgtcaactgcgtttattttcagcaaacttaacatgtgtaaatatttgtatgaacataacaagattcaataACTGAgatataaactgaacaagttccacagacatgtgactaacagaaatggaataatgtgtccctgaacaaagggggggtcaaaatcaaaagtaacagtcagtatctggtgtggccaccagctgcattaagtactgcagtgcatctcctcctcatggactgcaccagatttgccagttcttgctgtgagatgttaccccactcttccaccaaggcacctgcaagttcccggacatttctggggggaatggccctagccctcaccctccgatccaacaggtcccagacgtgctcaatgggattgagatcagggct
This genomic interval carries:
- the si:ch211-231m23.4 gene encoding LOW QUALITY PROTEIN: free fatty acid receptor 2 (The sequence of the model RefSeq protein was modified relative to this genomic sequence to represent the inferred CDS: inserted 1 base in 1 codon); translation: MFGVKSEVILSIYIIIFLMGLPANILALYAFSVKIHNKPTPTDILLLNLTVSDLXFLLFLPLKMHEAASNMLWDLPKFLCSITSFTFFSTIYTSSLLLMAVSVVRYLAVAFPVTYRLLHKPFYSVVASAIIWLLSMAHCSIVFIIQHHSPSNSSVCYENFTEKQLAIILPVRLEFFIVLCLVPLMVCIFCYLRCICILYMRPRISPGQKQKAIGMALGTLAVFLMCVLPYNFSHLLGFYTNSSPSWRYYTLLLSAFNTCLDPIIFYFSSSNFRITTKIYICKMLGLRQGQAAIQSESTRADSGQKEKGQD